In Populus alba chromosome 4, ASM523922v2, whole genome shotgun sequence, the genomic window AAAAGAGGGGGCTTGTGGGGTATGTGGATGATGAGTTTTGGAGTAATGGAGGGGGAGAAGCTTGCAAGGAAAGTgatgtttatgggtttggtGTGGTTTTGTTGGAGCTTTTGACTGGAAGAAGAACCGAGGAAGGGTTACTTGTTAGATGGGCATTGCCTTTCATTAAAGAAATGAGGCTTAGCGAGCTATTGGATCAAATTAGACTTGAAGTAGCTACAATTTTAAATAACTTGGAGATTGAGTTATGTGCTTGACTTCTAGCTTCTACAAAGTGACCAAAATTCTTActtggaaaagaagaagaaaatgtcaAATTCTGATGTGGCACCAATTATGACTCTTgaccttctttttttatacacaTCAAATCAAGTATCCAGTATAattctatatttattatataaaaactgAAGTGCTGAACACATAATTCAAATTGGACGATTATATATTTCTATATTTCTCTTTCAATATTAACCAAGTTTGGATGAAATGTATGTTATTATATTTCTCTTTCaatattattggttttttaggttagatCTGATCTATTCATTAGTATTGAATTTGGTCCAATAATTTAGAGAAGTTATGAAGCTTCACATAGTTACTGAAGAAAGTATCTGTTCCttctaaatttatatatagGAGTATATAatccatgttaaaaaaataacaacggttttttttctttgaaatctgttttctaaattaaacttgaaaagatttaaaaagatatttatattatagaatATCCTTTTAGTTCTATTAATTAAAGTAGCATTGAAAcaattaatttacaaataaaaaaataaattctcaaattatcggtaagtttttttaatatctataaaTATTAACCAAGTTTGAACAATTAGagagagtttttttcttttatgtataaAATTGATTGGTAAATTGGAACAAAAGCAACCTGCCTCCCCTAATGCGCCAACTAATACGGTCTAGAAAAGTTTGCTTTCTCTAGGAGATTGTGATAAGGACCAACTGAATTAGAAACTTGGAACTGTAGGGATGTTTAACTTGGATTGGAAGAACTCAAATTCTTCAAGTGGGACTCAGACAGGTCGAGTGGGAGACCGTTGAGGCGGTCAGGTGGGCCGGTGACGTTGAGTATAGGGCGGTAAGGTGGGCCGGTGACGTTGAGTACAGGGCGGTGAGTTTCATTGATCTGTTAATTTCCGTGCTGAATGGAGATCTTTTTGAAGgggatttgttttttccttttatttcttcttctttttctatctcATCATTTCCTTCATTTGTTCAATAAAAATACTAGTTTATTTTCCACTGCAggtttttactaaaaatttctgaaacataaacaaataatatttagatcATAAGAAATTCTTcagcattatttttaaaattattataataattcaaacttaaaaacttttaaTCTGACTTTTTACCTTACTCAGGTTTTATATTGAATTGTTTGGAAATTCGCTTGACATAATCTTGTGGCCTAaacatgtacaaaaaaaaaaaaaaaatagaaaaaatcaagttagCCTCAATCAACCCATCTCTAAAGCCAACATGTTGTTTTTgtacaattataaataaaaacaggaaactctctttttttttatcctatagaATATTATACACTAACTCTCTCTCTAAAgccaacctatttttttttttttaaaaaaaaaaaactgattcatattccacaattaaaagaaatttaattaaaataaaaaatcaaatatttattatagatttaaaaaattattattttgaatacaaTTAATCTAAAGGAGAGGGGCGAatgaggaagaggaggaggccGGTCTTTACTGGACAATGGGGTGATGAGGTGGACCACATATACCACCTATGTTTATTTTTGCTTCATGTACAATCATCTAAATTCATTCGTCTAACACTAAATCGTTTTGTCTCAGCAATAAACCAAACCGTCTAAGTTTCAACTTGTTGTTATATAATCACCTAGAACTCTAAAGATTGAGTGCTGGTTgatctgttttaatttttctatgatTGATTGCATCATCTTGATCATTCATAGCCATATTGCTATAAGGATTACTATTTCCATCTATAGCTCCATATACGTTGTTAGAACTAAAAGTTGACTCAACCATTATATCTACCATGATCTTGTAAGGAACATATGATTCTCTATGTTTTGCAGCCATTGAATATATATAAGTGTTCCTATTTCTTTCTTGGTTTTCAAGTATCTCTTTTAGCATCCTCATAAGGGCaatacattttttctttttttttctaacatggaGGTGCCGCCTacaccaaataaaaattaatttttttctaatgcaaaatcctttaatttatagatgaaattcattacaaattgatagatttgatttcaaatcaatcataatttaaaagagaTTAAGATCTTGTTTGGAATTGTGGTAGAAAGGTAACAGTTGcatttcaaaatgcttttcgcttgaatatatatcaaaataattaatttttttttttttttaaaatttaattttgatgtcagtatattaaaatgatctaaatatatatatatatatatatcaatttgaagaaaaaaagaatttttaattttttgcaaaaataCTTTGccaccacaaaaataaacaaacgaGCTTAAGTCGAAAATTCAAAGACTAGAAAGTAATTCTCAATTAGTAAAATATTTCATCATCACATAATTTGTATGTTGGATGTGATGGGGACTTTAGGAATCTTTTaggattttgaggaggaaaGGTTGTATATATAAGAACATTTTCCAATCTTTGATGAACTAAAACAGTAAGATGTGAAAGAGTACTGGAAAGTGTTATAGAGAAAAACACAAGCCGCaataaaagaaatttgtttGTAAAAGCAGATGGGAAAtgggaaagagagaaaaattgaGAGAGCCTTTTCATAGAGGTACGCTTACCAATCTCTCCTTTCTTGAGAGGAACAGAGAGGAAAactaatgaaattataatttaattctttttaaattaaattcccATACGAATTGATATGtcgataaatatatataaaggataaaatatgGATTTCATGAATTTAAATGATTGGccttccataaaaaaacaaaaaaatgtaacCGCcacatttatttatatgatgatTCTCTATATTTTCAATTACGTGTTTCATTAATCACAGTGAATCATATTTGGCATTCGAATGATCGGCGGAAATAATGCAAGTCATTAtggtgtaatatatatatatatatatatatatatatatatatatatatatatatattttttgatattaatacattaaaataattaaaaaaactaaaaaattaatttatttttttcaagataaatatacttttaaaaaaactctaaaaataaaagtaataataatccCAAACGATTATTATTCAAACTCTTTTCATTTCATGTATAgatcttgttttttgttttttatttcaaaaatacttttaaaaaaagttagaaattattttattatttttatttaaaattaatatttttatatcattttgatataatgatgttaaaaataattttttaaaaataaaaaatatatttttaaaaatattcctaTTTAAAGAAAGCTTATCTAATATATGCATCTCGGAACCAACATGTGTAAACgctgaattaattaattaatttaatttgccGTTCACATATAATTTTCCCATATTCCACGACTTCGCAGAGAAGCTATCGATTATTAATTGACTCGACTCGATAATGAGATCTCTAATCATCAacgaattaatttataatattatttgttatcTCTAATCTTTAATTAAGACCAGGAAACCTATATCTCAATTCTTACATGGATCCAAAGCCTTCAATCCTTCATCATAGGATTCCACCTGAccgttattaaaaaaatttaaaataaaaaaagcttccTTCGCAATCTTAGATCGTCAGAGTCTCTCGAACTTGCTTCCAGTTCCTtggaaacaaaatataaatggcAGTTGAATATTATGATCAAAGAATGAAAGCTAAGCTctaatgtaaaataattatcttaatttaaaaatttaaattgttagatgagatttctgaataaaatttataatattttctagcatattttttttaaataaaaacactttgaacttgaaacttgcatacttatctatattaatttgtgcttaattttttttttcaaataaacagGGATAATGAGATTTAAATTTAAGACCATTGGTTATCAACGCTCCAATACTATGTTAAAGAATTATCTTagtctaaaaacttaaatttttgggttattttttgacatttaaatactttcaaaatttttaatttaaattaaagaaaattatcatttaattaataaaactaatattttattaaatgattatttcaatccaaacaattaaatcatcgaagaataatttaaacataactttgtaataaatatGTCGGTACATGCCATTGTACGCGCATGCGAATttatgtttattagtttattttctatttttttaatataattattgtgGTATATATTTTCGGGTTGGATAACTTTATGGAgtctaaaatattgtttttaatgagGTTTAATTTAAGGATTCACCTCCTTCTTTCTATGTTTGTTGTTTTAAATCTCctctaagatttgaacttgagaagcaaatttatttaacattattaatattacaggtaatataaaattctttcttaaaattttatccaataattaaattttttaaattaaaatatattttttaaatattaattaggcTGTGTTTTTCAAAGATGTATACGTAGGCACACTTACGCGTGTGTAAGTATTTATGGGCACCCACGagaagagtgatgaagaagccAAAGCATAAGGAGAGGACAGTCAGGGGAGAACCCCTCTCTATGTcgacaatatttatttttatatttttttaaaaaaattaaatttaaatttatttttttaattttaaattaatatgtttttaaatatttttatattaatttaacgtgtaatgttaaaaataattttttaaaaataataattttattcttatatatttttaaataaaaattattttaaaaaataactataattacatTTTTAGTCATcgtatatattaataaaagaaacCAGCCGTGTGTTTCTGGaattggtttaattttaaattattattttttaatgtttttaaattaatatattaatataaaaaataatatttaacacGTGTTCAAattctcataaaaataataattgtataaCCCGAAACCTTAACGCATAAGCTTCTGTTGCGTAGCTTCTTTGAGAAGCTCTTCTAATAACATTTTAGTAATATCCATGACATGAGATGTCGGCTATCACATCCTGCAAAATAATAATCCTATGCTTTTAACTTCATTACGCTCGCCAGCCTGTCACCAATCATATCCTCATTATGTTTAGCTTCCACAGGTACGGTTGACCATTTAAATACTTGGTGATAGCAAAacgaaaataaattaacttaggGTTTATTTGacgtttttaaaaagttatttttttttaaaattatttattttttgatattttcagattattttaatatattcatattaaaaataattttttaaaataaaaaaatattattttaatattttaaaataaaaaatactttaaaaaacaatcgctaCTAAATTCCCAAACACATTCTTACTTGATGGGTTACTAAATTTTACTATCACTCTTATTATAAtcctataattattaaatttaatttaatttatacaaaaaatttacaatttagatgagaattaaatttcaatttaaatcaaaagaatgttAATGATGACTTGATAAAATGACCAATCAATTTAcaagttttaatataaataattttttttaaaaaaattaattaactcaagttaaattattatttttttaaaatcaaatcagattaatatttaaagtaaatttaGATGCAACACATAAAttcactttttaattaaaatgaaaacattaGTTAGATGCattaaaatatatcttattttcAGCATTTCGAGGggtgtaacttttttttttttgttgttaaataCAGATTAACACTTAAGAATGGATCAACTAGTCATCCGTAGGCTGCTATATGCAgggataagaaattaaaaaaataaaataatatctgaaACTTGAAATacaacatatcaaaatacaattaattaattacctaaAAGATATGAGTTAAAACATGATCAATCCACATATGTGAAGTGTACGTAAAGAAAAGAATTAGTATACATACACATATACACAAAGTAGGTGTAACACACACACCCACACAAACAGCTAGCTCGatgttattttcatatttgttgGGAAAAATACAGtttcacaaattaatttttacatagCTTTAAGCAGACTCTAGGTTGACATTGGagctaaaatatcatttattaattattatttttattatacctCTCAAATTAAGAGGTGAAATGTCCTAGAATAGAATGGAATATTCGGGTTGCCTGGCCTATTCCCACTCAAAATTAAGACCCCTCTAATTTAGATTAGGTTTTTTACTAATTAAAtttcctaaaaatattaattgttaatacattaatattaaattaattaacactAGTTCGTAGACATACCCTAAAAGCAAAGAAGACTGCATTTATTCTTTGATACAGACGTATATACAATATCTCAGCAAACTTGGCGTCCAAGTAacctttagtatttcaagaaaTTCCGGTCTCTCTCtgcggtctctctctctcttttggcTTTCTTTTATAGTTGGCCTTTATCAAATTCTCTATCTCTCTCCGTGCAAGAATCGCAAGCTAGTTACAGGTATATGTTTATTCAGTGcacacaaaataaatcaaagaagcaagaaaaggTGCAGAAGAATTAAATTCCTTTGCCTAACGTATATAGATCAAGATTCAATAAGTGGGCAATATTCGAATAACATGCTCAAAAAACGTGCTTTAGTAGAGacaaattctcttagctttcgcTAACTGTATACTCTATGTAGATATAtacttcctcttcttttcttgttagcttttttcttatttctttttccttttccttttcttgtttttgaggGGATAAACAAGCTTGGAAGTGGAGGAGACGAGAGGGAAAATTCCTTTGTGGTATGggaataagagaaaaaatatagagatgACATGGTGCAATAGTAACTCAGAAGATGAAAGAGTCATTCAATTAGTCACAAGTAACCCGAAAGAAGATACTTTTGACGTCGCTGCAAAAACAGAAGAAATTCGAAGGATAACTTGCCCTTCATGTGGccataattttgaaattcaagaCCAGGTATACTATACGCTGTGCTGTGTGGAACTTGGTACTGTTGCCTTCttgttctaattttattttatcttttgttttcgtttttaatttatatatgtgtgtgtagtGTGTATAGGGTGGTATAATTCATGATTTGCCGGGACTACCAGCGGGAGTGAAGTTTGATCCGACGGACCAAGAAATACTTGAACATTTAGAAGCGAAGGTGTTATCAGATAGGCGTAAACTTCATCCTCTAATTGATGAATTTATCCCAACAATAGAGGGGGAGAATGGAATTTGCTACTCTCATCCTGAGAAGCTACCAGGTAAACGGTACTTGTTTTTCTCCCTTTCCACTCTTTTGCTAGCTTTTGATTTGGGGTTTTCTTAACATGGGACACTTGCTAAGCCGCTATTAGAAGGGTTTAGCagaaacaaattgaataaagaTTACGATGCCTAGGGCTTGTTTACATGATGGTTGCTTAGCTTGCTTTCTcagttaatttcatttaataagaaaattggtGGGTATGGAAGCAACTCCAAAATTAAGGTGTTTTTTCTCTTGCTAGTAGCTCTTTCTTACTCAAAAGGTCgacacttttttttatgatttcctGTCTTCTGGTCGTTCTTATCATGCAGGAGTAAGCAACGATGGCCAAATCCGTCACTTCTTTCATCGACCATCAAAGGCATACACAACCGGAACTAGAAAACGCAGAAAGGTGCACACTGATGAAGATGGAAGTGAAACCAGATGGCACAAAACAGGCAAGACCAGGCCAGTTTTTGCTGGCGGGACAGTGAAgggattcaaaaaaattctggtGCTTTACACCAATTATGGTAGGCAAAGGAAACCTGAAAAGACAAACTGGGTAATGCACCAATACCATCTTGGAAACAACGAAGAAGAGAAAGATGGAGAGTTAGTGGTTTCAAAAGTTTTCTATCAAACTCAGCCTAGACAATGTAGTTCAAGCATTAAGGATTCAATTGACAATAAATCGACAAATCAAAGTGGTGATATTGATAATATTCACCCCCTAGCCAAGAACAGTACAGGCCTCCTTGAGTTCTACAATCAAACTTATATTTCTTATGATCATGGGAATCATAGCAGCGAAATCCCACCCCAATTTCTCCCCAATATGGTTGTTCAGGGTGACGGGTCTTCCTATATTAGGTTAGCTGCAGAGACAAGCAAAGGAAAGCTTCAGAGAAAGCAGTGATGTGATCAGAAAGAGCATTTGGTAGAGCAGAAATGACAAAGACTCATCCCGAGTGCATGGTTGTTGCTTCTTTTGTGGTGTAACCctcatataaattattattattattattattattattattagacgGAGATTTTagtgagaaaaagaagaaaggtgaaTGGCTTCTTTAGTAAAAAAGATAATGAAGCCAAGTTCTTTGGAAGCTTTGCCGTGATGCTCTTTTACGTAGGTTTGGAGTAGGAAGGCACTGAAGGTGATATTTGTATACCCATGTAAGGGTACTGAGGTTATTGTTTGTAGAAAGTGCAAAGAAAGAGAAATCTATTAGCTTAGGTAGTTTGATATTTTAGGGTTTAGCTTGAGCTTCATCGATTATTGTTTACAAATATACTTTTCTTCTTTCAGAAGCTTATGcttaatgtttattaaatataaatttactaaAATCTTTTTGTATACTGTCAAAATCTcagaatttcatttttttcaccaAAGATGAAAAAAGGGAGGAAAAGTGGAGAGGTTTGTGAAGGATTTATACCGGCCACCTTTCTTCTGGTGGTCATTTGTGTTAACATCTGACTCGGTATCTTAGTAGTGCTGTCGCCTATGTTTTCTCCCCTTCTTGTATGCCATTTTTGGTTCATTTACTGTTAGTAACTATTGCCCACCAGTCATGTAAGTTGTAAAGATTCTTCAATGAGCTTGATAGTGGTTCAATTTCATGGAgtctgtagattttatttttttgattaatcgTAGGTGTTCGCAAACTTCCGtgtatcttaactaattttatagattctaaaattaacaattatgtaaATATCTAGTGGTTTTGAAATTTATGGAACTTGAATTGATAATCTCTGAATAAATctagaatttgattaattaagttTGTGTAGAACTTATTTCATGGGTAGCTTAATTAGTTGTATATATTATTGTATAGATATAGTGTCggcatataaaaattaattcgatGACAGGTGATCCATTATTGGACAACGTAGCTGATCCAATAAGGACAACGTTCTATTGGGTATGATCAAATGTAGCCACAAACAATATTTGGCCGAAGAAAAGTAGAATCTGGCTTTGCCTAGGTGGAAAATCCCCAAGCTGAAAGACTTGCGCTCACGTAATATTACACTCTTATTAATCTAATGCATGTACCAACAAAAGGATagattttaacacaaaaaagaagagcGACAAAAGATGTTAAGGAATAATCAATGGTGAtttgaaaacaacaacaacctGGCTAGCAGAAACTGTCGTGATTGAGGGAGGGCACTTCTCTCTTTGCAAAATAAGAATTTATCAATACAAAGTCCAAGGTGATCGCGGTACTGTTCAAATGCCAGGGAGGAAGATTTGACGAGGCAGGAGGCTCTGTCCATATTAGAATGTTCTGGAGAACTATCCTAACCACCAAGCAGAGcaggttgataaaaaaaattcaatgatgaGATTCATGCAGCCAATCGGAGGGAGGGTTCATAGGAAAGTCAATTGTGAAAGTTGGCATGTCaaattttccctcttttttctcttcttcgaAGAACCGCAGTGCACCATCATTTAAATCGTTCGCAGCTTTGGAGTTTGAAATTTCAAGAAGCCAAAAGGTAATTTGTAAAGGGAagacaatataataattaaaagagagaggaaaaaggAGACATTCCATGGAATAGACACACACAAGTCTTATGGGAAACTATACAAGAGTTTCTTTGAAGCTGCAACCAGCAACGGCTTCGCTTTCACTCATGGTCTGTTTTCCCGACCATCAAATATTCAAGACGAGTCTATCGAGTTGGCACTATAACAATGAACACCATGAATTCTAAACTGTTAGCTAAGAATGCTAATAAATCGCTGCTAATTTTAACCAGGCATCCATTGGGGGCGAACTCCAGTGGattctaatcttaaaaaaaataaaacacaacacCCTCTTTCCTTCACCTCGAAGAGCAACAGAGTTTCTATTCTATGGAAAGTCCTCGTCAGTTCAGTGTGGACAGGAACACGCTTCAAAGACGGACACACGATCAGCCATACCTTAAGACCGAACACAAGTCAAGTACAAGGAGATTTTTACGAGTCAGCTTTATTTTAGAGGCTTGTGCCAACCAACAGCAGTGATCAGATTAGCCTtgaggattatttttttttcaagagacaAGCATCTCTCCTTAAAACCTAGTCCAATATTCATTTTctcgaaaaagaaaaggaaagagagaatgGAAACACATTTCCGACAAGACTATGACACATACCTCGCTTTGGAACAGAGATTTATGCACACATGTAAACTTGCGACCATCAAAATAAGACTGAAACCATAATAAAGTTCACTCGATAATCTTCTATCCTAGAGCAAACAGAGCGACAGTGGTTACATGCAAGCTGTCCAGACTCCGGGAACCCCAGCTACGGATCACACAATCAGGTTGGCCCACTGTAAGCaaactcaaataaatatatcttacaGGGGTTTAGATtcaaaagatcaagaaaaaaaaaaccataaacctCACCCTCAATGCGGCATGAACAAGCCCTGTTCGTTccagcaaaatattttttctaacttgGTATTTGGTGTACCAAAACTAGGAGAATCTACAGATAATCAACCGATTTAGAGCATAAAACACCTCTATTCTATTCGCTAACACTCCTATTAAACTACGCAAACCAGATCTGTACATGTCGATAATGAAACTCTCATGACTTCCGAAGAACACATTTCTCATATAATGCAAGGACttctttcttgttgttgtttcgCAACTGAAGGAGCTCGGCACCGAAATTGTGTTTTGTGAGTTCCTGCCTTAGCTTCTGAGCAGTAAACTTTTTATAATCTTCCTGGTCAGTTTGATGACTCtgat contains:
- the LOC118033037 gene encoding NAC domain-containing protein 73 → MTWCNSNSEDERVIQLVTSNPKEDTFDVAAKTEEIRRITCPSCGHNFEIQDQGGIIHDLPGLPAGVKFDPTDQEILEHLEAKVLSDRRKLHPLIDEFIPTIEGENGICYSHPEKLPGVSNDGQIRHFFHRPSKAYTTGTRKRRKVHTDEDGSETRWHKTGKTRPVFAGGTVKGFKKILVLYTNYGRQRKPEKTNWVMHQYHLGNNEEEKDGELVVSKVFYQTQPRQCSSSIKDSIDNKSTNQSGDIDNIHPLAKNSTGLLEFYNQTYISYDHGNHSSEIPPQFLPNMVVQGDGSSYIRLAAETSKGKLQRKQ